In the Alistipes provencensis genome, GAGCACCACTTTCGCGCCCTGCGCGGCGTACCCCTTCGCCATTGCCTCGCCGATACCCGACGAAGCGCCCGTAATAATGACGACTTTATTTGCTAATGTTTTCATCTGTTTCCTTTATTTCGATTTCCAATGTGTCGTAAGCCAGATGCACCCCCGCCGGGAGCATCTTCCCGGTCTCGGCATGCAGGCCGATCTCGTGGGACATGTGCGTGATATACGCCTCGCGGGGCCCCACACGGCGGATCAGCGCCAGCGCCTCCTCAAGATTAAAATGCGACGGATGGGCCGCAAAGCGCAGCGCATTGACCACCAGCACCTCCACGCCGCGGAGCTTCTCGACCTCGGCATCCTCGATGGTCTTGAAATCGGTCAGGTAGGCCAGCGGCCCGATGCGGAAGCCCGTGACCAGAAAACGTTCGGAGTGGTGTCCCGAAACCGGAACGATCTCCACGCCTTTGACCGTAAAGGGATGCGCAACATCGACCTCATGCAGTTCGATCTCCGGGACGCCGCGGTATTTGTCCTGCGCGAAGGCGTAGTCGAAATCCTTGCGCACGCACTCCAGCGTCCGCGGTGCGGCGTAAATCCGGACCTTATGGACGGTCGGCGGGTAATCGACGAAATTGAAGGCCCTGACGTCGTCCAGCCCGCCGATATGGTCCTTGTGTTCATGGGTTAAAAGAATGGCATCGATGTGCCGCACGCCCGTGCGGAGCATCTGGTAACGGAAATCGGGCCCGGCGTCGATCACCAGCCTTACGCCGTGCGTCTCGACCATCGCCGCAGTGCGCAGACGGCTGTCGCGCCGGTCCGCCGACGTGCAGACCTTGCAGCGGCAGCCGATGACAGGTACGCCCTGCGAGGTCCCGGTTCCCAGAAAAGTGAGTTTCATTCTATAAATATACAAAAATGCCGGATGATTCAAAACCGGACCGCTGACGATTCGGCAAAAGGTTCCGACAAAATAAAAATGTCGTTACAGACATCAAAGATACGAAAAATATGCTTAATTTAGCCACACACTAACCGAACCATGACCAGCACATCCGATAAAGATATTCTCAAAAGGCTTTCCGACGGGGACGCATCGGCCTATGAATATATCTTCGACCGTTACCACGCAAAGGTGTGCCGTTTCGTGAAATCGATTCTCTACGACCCCGACGCTGTCGGCGACATCGCCCAAAATGTCTTCATGAAAGTCTGGATCAACCGCACGGAGCTTTCCCGGGTAAATTCGCTGGACAATTATCTGTTCACCATCGCCCGTAACGAAGCCTTCGACTCGCTCCGGCGCCGGAGCAGCAGGTCCCGATACGAGCGGTACACCCTGCTCGACGGTATGGAACATTCCGACAGGCTGTCCCTCACCTACGATATGGAACAGATGGAGCGCATCGTCGAGAAGTGTGTCGAGGAGATGCCTCCGCAGCGCAAACTCGTCTTCAGGCTGAGCCGGGAGGAGAAACTCTCCAACCGGGAGGTCGCCGAACGGCTGCAACTGTCCAAACGTACCGTCGACAGACATATATCACTGGCGCTTAACGACATCCGGTTTGCACTGAAAGATATTGTGTCGCTGTTCATACTTTTTTTATTTTCCGATTGGGTATGAGGTCGGGTCTGTGCGTCTACTTTATAAACGCACCCGATCATGGAAATACCCGCACCGGAAAAAATAAAAGCGTACCTGAACGAGGAACTTCCCCGGAAGGAGCGCGAAGCCGTAGGCCAATGGATCGCCGTCAACCGCGACCATCCCCTATTGACTGCAGCCCTGAAAGAGCACTGGAACAGGATTCCGGAACACATGCAGCCTGCCGAAAGCCGGAGAGCATTCCGCGATTTCGAACGATCGGTCGGAGGATTCCCGCATCCGTCCGGAAAACCGGCGTTCCGGGTCTTTTTCGGACGCATCCGCAACATCGCAGCCATACTGGCTATTCCCCTGCTCATTTGCAGCATCTTCTTATGGAGCCGCTCCTCTGCCCCCGACCCTGACTACCTCGAATTCGCAGTTACCAACGGCCGGCAGGATTCCGTCCGGTTGCCGGACAACACGATGGTCTGGCTCAACTCGGGATCGAAGATCATCTATCCCGCGGAATTCGGCCGCCGGAGCCGTCAGGTCTTCATCTCCGGCGAAGCCTTCTTCGACGTGGAGAAAGACCGCAAGCGCCCTTTCATCCTCAAATCCAACGACGTCAGCATCAAGGTTCTGGGCACCAAATTCAACTTCAATTCCTATGAAAATGCGAACGCCGTGACGGTGAGCCTGCTGGAGGGTTCGGTCCTGCTGTATACGGACCGGGCGCAAAAGGAGGACGGCGTAGCCCTGCGTCCCGGCGACGTCGTCCGTTACGACAGGGCTTCCGGGGACATCGAACGAACGCACATTTCGACGGACGCCTACTGCTCGTGGCGCAACGGCGGATTCTATTTCAACGACCAGAGCCTGTCGGAGATCGCAGCGCAGTTCGAACGGGTCTTCGACGTGAAGATCGTCATCCTCGGCAAAAAACTACAGGAGGCCCGCTACACGCTCGCATTCGTCAACGGGGAATCGCTCGGACAGATGCTCAGCGCCATCAATTACAGTGGCAGCATGCAGATCGTCAAAGACGAGGAAACCGGTGTCATAACAATCAAATAAACGGGAGGAACTGCCTATGACATAAAACGATATAAAACAGAAAGCCGGAAAGCTCGCACACTCTCCGGCCTGAAATAAGCTATCAATCTGTCTCATAATAACCTAAATCACTACAAATGTATGAAAAAAAATCCTCATTTGAAAGTTAAGCCGGGGATTCCGTTCAGATGGCTCGCGGCCACGCTCGCCGCAGTCCTGCTGCTGTTCGGGCGCGCATCCGCCCAACAGGAAGAACCCCGGATCTCGCTTTCGATGGAAAAGGCGACGGTCGAGTCCGTCCTGGAACAACTGCGCAGCCGCTACGGCTATTCGTTCATCTACCAGCCCCAAGATCTCGACATCCGAAAGCCGGTGTCGATCCATGTCACCGACAAAAGCATCGGCGAGGTGCTGGACATCGTGCTGGCCCAGCAACCCGTAATCTACGAGGTCCGGGCGAAAATCATCCACATCTCCCCCAAAAAGAAGGCAGAAGCTGCCGGCACGCCCAAAAGCGGGTCCGTCGAAGGCAAGGTGACCGACGAAACGGGCGAACCCGTCGTCGGGGCCGCCGTCGTGATCAAGGGCACGACCCGGGGCGTCAGTACGGGCAGCGAAGGAAACTTCCGGCTGGATGCCCCGAAAGGCGCCGTGCTGCACATCACGGCTCTGGGGTACGTCTCCACGGACATTCCCGTAAACGGCCGATCGTACATCGCCGTGAAGATGCTTCAGGACACCAAGATCATGGAAGAGGTGGTGGTGGTCGGATACGGCGTCCAGAAAAAGGCCAATCTCACGGGAGCCGTCTCGACGATCAACGTCTCGAAAGAGATCGCCTCCCGGCCGCTGACCAACCTTTCGACGGCCCTTGCCGGCATGAGCGCCGGACTGCAGGTCATGCAGAGTTCGGGCCAGCCCAACGGCGACGTGGCGAGTTTCAGGATCCGCGGTACGGGAACCCTCAACGCATCGTCGCCGCTGATCCTGATCGATGGCATGGAGCAGACCTTCACCGACATCAACCCCAACGACATCGCCTCCGTGTCCGTGCTGAAAGACGCAGCATCCTGCGCCATCTACGGCAACCGGGGCGCCAACGGCGTCATCCTGATCACCACCAAAACGGGAACCAAGGGAAAGATCAACGTCAACTACTCCGGTATCTTTTCATTCAACCAGCCTTCCAACCTCATCGAACTGGTCAGCAATTCGGCCAACTACATGGAACTGATGAACGAGTCGAGTAACAACGTCGGGCAGGGCGACATCTTCTCGGCCGAGACCATCGCCTTGTGGCGCAATGCGGAAAAGGACCCCAACGGCATCTCGCCCAAAGGTTATCCGAACCGGGTCGCCTACCCCAATACCGACTGGTACAAGGCGATCTTCAAGAACAAGATGATGATGGAACACACGGTCTCGGTTGTGGGTGCCACCGAAAGGACCAATTTCAACTTCTCGGGCACCTACCTCGACAACCCGGGACTGATTACCGGTTCGGGACTGAAAAAATACTACATCCGGTCGAACATATCGGTGAACATCGCCGACTGGCTGACCGTGGGCAACAGGACCTACGGTTACCAGAACGACGTGGAACGCAACTCGACTTCGGGAACGCTAACCGGACTGGGATTCAAGAAGATGGTCCCGAGTATCTATCCCTACTACGACGGCATGTACGGGGCTCCCGAACCGAAGGAGGAGGACCCGCAGTCGCACAACCCGCTGTGGGACATCGAATCCACCGGCGGTTCGTACACCTATTCACAGGTCAACACCTCGATGTTCGCCGACGTGCGTTTCCTGAAGGATTTTGTCTACCACGCCAATTTCGACTGGACCCGCTACTGGCGCGAGGACCTCTACCATACGAAGAGCGTCGGGAAATACAGCTTCAGCCAAGGGCAGATGGCCATTGCGCCGAAACCTTCCGAGGAACTCTCATCCATGTTCTACACCTTGGGTAACAAACGGTGGCGCTTCGAACAGACGCTGACATGGAACAAAACGCTGAACGACGTGCATGAGATCGGCGCGCTGGTCGGATACGAGGAGATGAAGGCCTCGACCTATACCGTGGACGCCCAGAAAACGGGGCTGATCGACGAGACGATCACCGATCTGTCGACCGCCACCGAAATGAAAGGTATCTACGGCGGCAATTCCGAATATTCGTCGCGGTCCGTATTCGGGCGCGTAACCTACGCCTACGACTCCCGCTACCTGCTGGAGATGAACCTGCGCTGGGACGGCTCATCGCGGTTCGCGCCGCAGAGCCGCTGGGGCTGGTTCCCCTCGTTCTCGGCCGGATGGCGGATTTCGCAGGAGCAGTTCATGGAGAACGTTCCGCTGGACAACCTCAAGCTGCGCGCCTCGTGGGGCAAGCTGGGAAACAACAGCATCGGCAACTACGAGTGGCAGTCCACCTATGACGCGGCGAACTACCCGCTGGGCAACTCGCTCCATTCGGGACTGGCGATGACGTCGCTGGCCAACAGTTTCCTGCAGTGGGAATCGACCGCCATCACGAACATCGGACTGGAGATCGGAGCGCTCCGGAACAGACTCGTATTCGAAGCCGACATTTATCACAAGCTAACCGACGGCATCCTCTACCGTCCTGCCATCTACGCCGCCATGGGCAACAAGACCGCCCCCTATGAGAATATCGCCGAAGTGGTCAACCGGGGCGTCGAACTGTCGGCGGGCTGGAACGACCGGAAAGGCGATTTCACCTACGGCGTCAAGGCCAACTTCGCCTACAACCACAACCGGGTGTCAAAATACAAAGGAGAACTACAGCGGGGCTGGACTACCGACAGCGAAGGCAGCCGGGTCTACCAGACCAACATCGGAGATGTTTCGACCGGAACGACCAACCGGGTCATCGAAGGGAAAATGATCAACGAATTCTACACGCTGGAGACCTACAAAGGTGACCAGTCCTACTTTCATTCCGACGGATCGGTAAACGTCAACGGCGGCCCGAAGGACGGCATGATCCGCACGCCGAAGGACATGCAGTGGCTCTCGGCGATGAAGGATGCGGGCTACTCGTTCTATCCCAACCAGTCGATCGGGGCAGCCAACATCTGGTATGGCGACTATATCTACGCCGACCTGAACGGAGACGGCGTCTACGGCAACGGTCACGACTACGATTTCCAAAACCTCTCGACACAGCCCAAATACAACTACGGCCTGCAGGCCTACGTCTCGTGGAAAGGCATCGACCTCTCGATGAACTGGGCCGGGGCCGCCGGATTCGGCATCTACTGGTACGAGGTGGGGCAGAATTCGTCGGCGACGATCTTCGGCTACGCCATTCCCAAAGCCATCGCGGACGACCACTATTTCTACGACCCCGCCAACCCGAACGATCCGAGGACCAACCTGACCTCCAAAAATCCGCGCCTGAGCCGCAACAGCGGCGCATCCCAGAACGGAGAGATCAGCACGCTTCACCTCGAACGGGGCGACTACCTGAAGCTGAAGAACCTGACCGTCGGCTACACCTTCCCGTCGGGTATCCTGCGCAAACTGCGTATGCAAAGCCTCCGGGTATTCCTCTCGTGCGAAAACCTCTGGACGATCACCGGATTCAGCGGCATGGACCCCGAAATGCAGACGGGAGTGGGCTATGTCACGATGCGGCAGTTCGCCCTC is a window encoding:
- a CDS encoding TonB-dependent receptor, producing MKKNPHLKVKPGIPFRWLAATLAAVLLLFGRASAQQEEPRISLSMEKATVESVLEQLRSRYGYSFIYQPQDLDIRKPVSIHVTDKSIGEVLDIVLAQQPVIYEVRAKIIHISPKKKAEAAGTPKSGSVEGKVTDETGEPVVGAAVVIKGTTRGVSTGSEGNFRLDAPKGAVLHITALGYVSTDIPVNGRSYIAVKMLQDTKIMEEVVVVGYGVQKKANLTGAVSTINVSKEIASRPLTNLSTALAGMSAGLQVMQSSGQPNGDVASFRIRGTGTLNASSPLILIDGMEQTFTDINPNDIASVSVLKDAASCAIYGNRGANGVILITTKTGTKGKINVNYSGIFSFNQPSNLIELVSNSANYMELMNESSNNVGQGDIFSAETIALWRNAEKDPNGISPKGYPNRVAYPNTDWYKAIFKNKMMMEHTVSVVGATERTNFNFSGTYLDNPGLITGSGLKKYYIRSNISVNIADWLTVGNRTYGYQNDVERNSTSGTLTGLGFKKMVPSIYPYYDGMYGAPEPKEEDPQSHNPLWDIESTGGSYTYSQVNTSMFADVRFLKDFVYHANFDWTRYWREDLYHTKSVGKYSFSQGQMAIAPKPSEELSSMFYTLGNKRWRFEQTLTWNKTLNDVHEIGALVGYEEMKASTYTVDAQKTGLIDETITDLSTATEMKGIYGGNSEYSSRSVFGRVTYAYDSRYLLEMNLRWDGSSRFAPQSRWGWFPSFSAGWRISQEQFMENVPLDNLKLRASWGKLGNNSIGNYEWQSTYDAANYPLGNSLHSGLAMTSLANSFLQWESTAITNIGLEIGALRNRLVFEADIYHKLTDGILYRPAIYAAMGNKTAPYENIAEVVNRGVELSAGWNDRKGDFTYGVKANFAYNHNRVSKYKGELQRGWTTDSEGSRVYQTNIGDVSTGTTNRVIEGKMINEFYTLETYKGDQSYFHSDGSVNVNGGPKDGMIRTPKDMQWLSAMKDAGYSFYPNQSIGAANIWYGDYIYADLNGDGVYGNGHDYDFQNLSTQPKYNYGLQAYVSWKGIDLSMNWAGAAGFGIYWYEVGQNSSATIFGYAIPKAIADDHYFYDPANPNDPRTNLTSKNPRLSRNSGASQNGEISTLHLERGDYLKLKNLTVGYTFPSGILRKLRMQSLRVFLSCENLWTITGFSGMDPEMQTGVGYVTMRQFALGVNVTF
- a CDS encoding RNA polymerase sigma-70 factor, whose protein sequence is MTSTSDKDILKRLSDGDASAYEYIFDRYHAKVCRFVKSILYDPDAVGDIAQNVFMKVWINRTELSRVNSLDNYLFTIARNEAFDSLRRRSSRSRYERYTLLDGMEHSDRLSLTYDMEQMERIVEKCVEEMPPQRKLVFRLSREEKLSNREVAERLQLSKRTVDRHISLALNDIRFALKDIVSLFILFLFSDWV
- a CDS encoding FecR family protein, whose translation is MEIPAPEKIKAYLNEELPRKEREAVGQWIAVNRDHPLLTAALKEHWNRIPEHMQPAESRRAFRDFERSVGGFPHPSGKPAFRVFFGRIRNIAAILAIPLLICSIFLWSRSSAPDPDYLEFAVTNGRQDSVRLPDNTMVWLNSGSKIIYPAEFGRRSRQVFISGEAFFDVEKDRKRPFILKSNDVSIKVLGTKFNFNSYENANAVTVSLLEGSVLLYTDRAQKEDGVALRPGDVVRYDRASGDIERTHISTDAYCSWRNGGFYFNDQSLSEIAAQFERVFDVKIVILGKKLQEARYTLAFVNGESLGQMLSAINYSGSMQIVKDEETGVITIK
- a CDS encoding MBL fold metallo-hydrolase, coding for MKLTFLGTGTSQGVPVIGCRCKVCTSADRRDSRLRTAAMVETHGVRLVIDAGPDFRYQMLRTGVRHIDAILLTHEHKDHIGGLDDVRAFNFVDYPPTVHKVRIYAAPRTLECVRKDFDYAFAQDKYRGVPEIELHEVDVAHPFTVKGVEIVPVSGHHSERFLVTGFRIGPLAYLTDFKTIEDAEVEKLRGVEVLVVNALRFAAHPSHFNLEEALALIRRVGPREAYITHMSHEIGLHAETGKMLPAGVHLAYDTLEIEIKETDENISK